One Helianthus annuus cultivar XRQ/B chromosome 7, HanXRQr2.0-SUNRISE, whole genome shotgun sequence genomic region harbors:
- the LOC110866821 gene encoding caffeoylshikimate esterase, protein MGNISTGTTLKDRNIDIEDLLRPLCGSSDETSNHLFTTCMVASIIWQRISAWSRVAPIVVSVVRDLLKLCNHVGLKGIVNEIFHGIVMISCLCIWRAKNGVKFANKHAGTSESSNVKYEEEFITNSKGKKLFTCRWIPTNCEPKALVFLNHGYAMECSVSMKGAAMRLVNAGFGVYGIDNQGHGKSDGIKGFISHFNDLVEDCSQFFISICERKENKNKLRILLGESMGGAMVLRLHLKKPDFWDGGVLVAPMCKIADNMRPSPIMFNVLTQLRKFIPTWKIVPGDDIVELAFRDPKIRQEIRDNPLCYKGRVRLQTAMELYTVTVDLEKKLKDVTMAFLIVHGEDDKVTDPLTSKLLYESASSTDKTFKLYPGMWHALTYGEFTENTDIVFADAISWINERIARGNSRPEREQKSKNDKPPDTDKKKDHN, encoded by the exons ATGGGGAATATCTCCACAGGGACAACGCTTAAAGACAGGAACATTGATATTGAAGACCTCCTGCGTCCTCTTTGCGGGTCAAGTGATGAGACTTCTAACCATCTTTTCACGACTTGCATGGTGGCAAGTATTATTTGGCAAAGAATATCGGCTTGGAGCAGGGTGGCGCCCATAGTCGTGTCGGTAGTTAGGGACCTCTTGAAGCTTTGTAATCATGTCGGGTTGAAAGGGATTGTTAACGAGATTTTCCATGGGATTGTGATGATTAGTTGTTTGTGTATTTGGCGGGCAAAGAATGGTGTGAAGTTCGCTAATAAACATGCCGGG ACGTCCGAATCTTCAAATGTCAAATATGAGGAG GAATTTATTACAAATTCAAAGGGAAAAAAGCTTTTTACATGCCGATGGATTCCGACGAATTGTGAACCAAAAGCTTTAGTATTTCTTAATCATGGATATGCTATGGAGTGTAGTGTCTCCATGAAAG GAGCTGCAATGAGGCTTGTAAATGCGGGATTCGGAGTTTATGGAATAGATAATCAAGGCCATGGGAAATCTGATGGAATTAAGGGTTTCATCTCTCATTTTAATGATCTTGTTGAAGACTGTTCTCAATTTTTCATAAGTATTTGTG aaaggAAAGAGAACAAAAATAAATTGAGAATATTGCTTGGAGAATCCATGGGAGGAGCAATGGTGCTTCGGTTACATTTGAAGAAACCAGACTTTTGGGATGGTGGAGTATTGGTTGCACCCATGTGTAAG ATTGCAGACAATATGAGACCATCACCAATTATGTTTAATGTTCTAACACAACTTAGAAAATTTATACCAACTTGGAAAATTGTCCCGGGTGATGATATTGTTGAGCTTGCCTTCAGAGATCCTAAAATTAGACAGGAA ATTCGTGATAATCCGTTATGCTACAAAGGTCGTGTGCGCCTACAAACTGCTATGGAGTTGTATACTGTGACTGTAGACCTTGAAAAAAAGTTAAAAGATGTGACAATGGCATTCTTGATTGTGCATGGAGAAGATGACAAGGTGACCGATCCTTTGACGAGTAAACTGTTATACGAGTCTGCTTCTAGCACCGACAAGACCTTCAAGTTGTACCCGGGAATGTGGCATGCCCTCACGTATGGGGAGTTTACTGAAAACACTGATATTGTTTTTGCTGATGCTATTAGTTGGATCAATGAGAGAATTGCTCGAGGAAACTCGAGACCAGAGAGGGAGCAAAAGTCGAAAAACGATAAGCCTCCTGACACCGATAAAAAGAAAGATCATAACTAG